A stretch of Geobacter sp. DNA encodes these proteins:
- a CDS encoding AAA domain-containing protein: protein MDRFVQAEGALIRKVVSAVETVIVGQQQLLERILVAMLANGHILIEGVPGLAKTTAVKTLARLVDARFQRIQFTPDLLPADLVGTLIYNPREGVFTTRKGPIFANIVLADEVNRAPAKVHSALLEAMEERQITIGETTYPLDGLFMVLATQNPIEQEGTYPLPEAQMDRFMMKTSITYPSWDEEREIIRRSAHASPLPDVQPLLHPPDILHLRSVVDAIYLDEKIEQYILDIVFATRDPSRCGLERSAHYVEFGASPRASIYLAMASRALALIRGRAYVVPQDIKDIAPDILRHRIILSYEAAVDAISTDHLIADILANIRVP from the coding sequence ATGGATCGTTTCGTACAAGCCGAAGGTGCGTTGATCCGCAAGGTCGTCTCTGCGGTGGAGACAGTCATTGTCGGCCAGCAGCAGCTTTTGGAGCGCATTCTCGTGGCCATGCTCGCCAATGGGCATATCCTGATCGAGGGAGTGCCCGGACTTGCCAAGACCACGGCGGTCAAGACACTGGCCCGGCTGGTCGATGCCCGTTTCCAGCGGATCCAGTTCACCCCGGATCTCCTCCCTGCCGACCTGGTCGGTACCCTCATCTACAACCCGCGCGAGGGGGTGTTCACGACCAGGAAAGGCCCCATCTTCGCCAACATCGTGCTGGCGGACGAAGTGAACCGGGCGCCGGCCAAGGTCCATAGCGCCCTGCTGGAAGCGATGGAGGAGCGGCAGATAACCATCGGCGAGACCACCTATCCCCTCGATGGCCTGTTCATGGTGCTGGCCACCCAGAACCCGATCGAGCAGGAAGGGACCTATCCGCTCCCTGAGGCCCAGATGGACCGGTTCATGATGAAAACGTCCATTACCTATCCCTCGTGGGACGAGGAGCGGGAGATCATCCGCCGATCGGCCCATGCATCGCCGCTGCCGGACGTGCAGCCGCTGCTCCATCCGCCGGACATCCTCCATTTGCGCTCCGTTGTGGATGCAATCTACCTGGACGAGAAGATCGAGCAGTACATTCTCGACATCGTCTTTGCCACTCGCGACCCCTCCCGGTGCGGGCTTGAACGGTCCGCACACTACGTCGAGTTCGGTGCCTCGCCCCGCGCCAGCATCTATCTGGCCATGGCCTCCCGTGCGCTGGCGCTCATCCGCGGCCGGGCGTATGTGGTGCCCCAGGATATCAAGGATATCGCGCCCGACATCCTCAGGCACCGGATCATCCTCAGCTACGAAGCTGCGGTGGATGCCATTTCCACCGACCATCTGATTGCCGATATCCTGGCGAACATCAGAGTTCCCTGA
- a CDS encoding VWA domain-containing protein, giving the protein MTFHDPHLLWLLFVPVLILVAGSGRPPRAIRFPAAESMQALGNSPRVRLSRLLPLLRVLSLLIAISALARPQLLNSVTTVTSKGIDIALALDLSTSMLAVDRGTPERDGSRLAIAKRIAGDFVSRRQGDRVAVVAFAARAYPVAPLTLDHVWLRSAIARLEAGSVEDGTALGDGLLAAINRLRSSPAESRTVILVTDGRSNTGGLTPSAAASVAAALGIKVHTIGIGGEGGALFPVEDPLGGQVWRKISADLDEPVLRKIASVTGGEYFRADGAESLQTVFQEIDRLEKRKIEEKQGQSVRELFPYLLTAALCLMMLEQLLLSGRLGRLP; this is encoded by the coding sequence GTGACCTTCCACGATCCCCACCTGCTCTGGCTGCTGTTCGTCCCGGTGCTGATCCTGGTCGCCGGCAGCGGAAGGCCCCCCCGAGCCATCCGCTTTCCCGCAGCGGAGTCGATGCAGGCGCTCGGCAACTCCCCGCGGGTAAGGCTTTCCCGCCTGCTGCCGCTGCTTCGCGTCCTGTCGCTGTTGATTGCCATTAGTGCCCTTGCCCGCCCGCAACTGCTGAACAGCGTCACCACTGTCACCTCGAAGGGGATCGATATCGCCCTTGCACTGGACCTGTCGACCAGCATGCTGGCCGTCGATCGCGGCACACCGGAGCGGGACGGAAGCCGGCTCGCCATTGCGAAGCGGATCGCCGGTGATTTCGTCTCCCGTCGGCAGGGGGACCGGGTTGCGGTCGTCGCCTTTGCCGCCAGGGCCTATCCGGTTGCGCCCCTTACCCTCGACCATGTCTGGCTTCGCAGCGCAATTGCGCGGCTTGAGGCAGGAAGCGTCGAAGATGGCACCGCGCTGGGCGACGGTCTGCTTGCGGCGATCAACCGTCTCCGCTCTTCCCCGGCCGAAAGCAGGACCGTCATCCTCGTGACCGACGGCAGGTCCAACACCGGCGGTCTGACCCCTTCTGCTGCGGCTTCCGTTGCTGCCGCTCTGGGCATCAAGGTCCATACCATAGGCATCGGTGGGGAAGGGGGGGCGCTCTTCCCGGTGGAAGACCCCCTGGGGGGGCAGGTCTGGCGCAAGATCAGCGCTGACCTGGATGAACCGGTGCTCAGGAAGATTGCATCCGTTACCGGCGGGGAATATTTCCGGGCCGATGGCGCGGAGTCGCTGCAGACGGTATTCCAGGAGATCGACCGCCTGGAAAAGAGGAAGATCGAAGAAAAACAGGGGCAGAGTGTCCGGGAGCTGTTCCCGTATCTGCTCACCGCCGCCCTCTGCCTCATGATGCTCGAACAGCTGCTGCTCTCCGGTCGGCTCGGGAGGTTGCCCTGA
- a CDS encoding NADP-specific glutamate dehydrogenase, translated as MTMQLDEKLEGVYQDVLKRNPGEVEFHQAVREVLESLGPVMVKHPEYMERKIIERICEPERQIIFRVPWQDDKGRVHINRGFRVEFNSALGPYKGGLRFHPSVYLGIIKFLGFEQIFKNSLTGMPIGGGKGGSDFDPKGKTDDEVMRFCQSFMTELYRHLGEHTDVPAGDIGVGGREIGYMFGQYKRITNRYEAGVLTGKGLSWGGSLVRPEATGYGATFFINEALKVRKESFDGKVCLVSGSGNVAIYTIEKIHQLGGLCVACSDSNGVIYHEKGLDVELIKQLKEVERRRIQDYATYHKDAKYIANGNIWEIPCQVAMPSATQNEINGKDAKTLVKNGCIAVGEGANMPTTPEGVKVFLDAKISYGPGKAANAGGVATSALEMQQNASRDSWSFDFTEKKLENIMVGIHKLCYEIAEEYGAPGNYVLGANIAGFIKVADAMVAHGLI; from the coding sequence ATGACGATGCAGCTCGACGAGAAGTTGGAAGGAGTTTATCAGGATGTCCTGAAGCGAAATCCGGGTGAGGTTGAATTTCACCAGGCTGTCCGTGAGGTTCTCGAATCTTTGGGACCGGTCATGGTGAAACACCCCGAGTACATGGAGCGCAAGATCATCGAGCGGATCTGCGAGCCTGAGCGCCAGATCATCTTCAGAGTGCCCTGGCAGGACGACAAAGGGCGGGTGCACATCAACCGCGGCTTCCGCGTCGAGTTCAACAGTGCCCTTGGACCTTACAAGGGCGGCCTTCGTTTTCACCCCTCCGTCTACCTCGGTATCATCAAATTCCTCGGGTTCGAGCAGATATTCAAGAACTCGCTCACCGGCATGCCCATCGGCGGTGGCAAAGGCGGGTCCGACTTCGATCCCAAGGGGAAGACGGACGACGAAGTGATGCGCTTCTGCCAGAGCTTCATGACGGAACTCTATCGCCACCTGGGCGAGCACACCGACGTACCTGCCGGCGATATCGGCGTGGGTGGCCGGGAAATCGGCTACATGTTCGGCCAGTACAAGCGGATAACCAACCGCTATGAAGCTGGTGTCCTGACCGGTAAAGGCCTCAGCTGGGGCGGTTCTCTCGTTCGTCCCGAAGCGACCGGTTACGGTGCCACCTTTTTCATCAACGAAGCGCTCAAGGTCCGCAAGGAATCCTTTGACGGCAAGGTCTGCCTTGTTTCCGGTTCCGGCAACGTGGCGATCTACACCATCGAGAAGATCCACCAGCTCGGCGGTCTGTGCGTTGCCTGCTCCGACTCCAACGGCGTCATCTATCACGAGAAGGGTCTGGACGTGGAGCTGATCAAGCAGCTGAAAGAGGTCGAGCGTCGTCGTATCCAGGACTACGCTACCTACCACAAGGATGCCAAGTATATCGCCAACGGCAACATCTGGGAGATCCCCTGCCAGGTGGCGATGCCGTCCGCAACCCAGAACGAGATCAATGGCAAGGATGCCAAGACCCTGGTCAAGAACGGCTGCATCGCGGTTGGCGAAGGTGCCAACATGCCGACCACCCCTGAAGGCGTCAAGGTCTTCCTCGATGCCAAAATTTCCTACGGTCCGGGTAAGGCCGCAAATGCCGGCGGGGTTGCAACCTCTGCCCTGGAGATGCAGCAGAACGCCAGCCGCGATTCCTGGAGTTTCGATTTCACCGAAAAGAAACTCGAAAACATCATGGTCGGTATCCACAAGCTCTGTTATGAAATCGCCGAAGAATATGGCGCTCCGGGCAACTACGTACTCGGTGCCAACATTGCCGGCTTTATCAAGGTGGCTGACGCCATGGTCGCCCATGGCCTGATCTGA
- a CDS encoding VWA domain-containing protein produces MEFAAPLYGLLVIPVLLVLLFRLRTERKRTEDLCRFAEPHLLPGLLGRQGRPGPLVRLLLPALTMLLLVAALMRPQWGIVEEEHCRTGIDLLFAIDLSRSMLADDLSPSRLAVAKLAVARAVASSPADRIGIVGFAGSAFTVCPFTTDQQMALRMLDELGTDTLPKGGSSLVAALGEAGKAFRGTPQGGRLLVLMSDGEDHAGGIDPALVELRRQGVVTLAALVGTPAGGLMPLPDGTFVKGRDGAVVKSRADLASLKLIDPSAAPVNADGSGLSERMMQLRVTLRHTEQKQRRQRLAERYAVPLSAALLISCLGLFLSGRRSAP; encoded by the coding sequence ATGGAGTTTGCCGCGCCTCTCTACGGACTGCTCGTTATTCCGGTGCTTCTGGTGTTGCTATTCAGGCTGCGTACCGAGCGGAAACGGACGGAGGACCTTTGCCGGTTTGCCGAGCCGCACCTGTTACCGGGGCTGCTCGGCCGCCAGGGGAGGCCCGGACCGCTTGTCCGCCTGCTGCTGCCGGCCCTGACCATGCTGCTGCTGGTTGCGGCGCTCATGCGCCCGCAATGGGGTATCGTGGAGGAGGAGCATTGCCGGACGGGCATTGATCTGCTCTTTGCCATCGATCTTTCGCGCAGCATGCTTGCGGACGATCTCTCGCCGTCGCGGCTTGCGGTCGCCAAACTGGCCGTTGCCCGGGCAGTGGCGTCGTCTCCCGCGGACAGGATCGGGATCGTGGGATTTGCCGGCAGCGCCTTTACCGTCTGCCCCTTTACCACGGATCAGCAGATGGCCCTCAGGATGCTTGACGAACTCGGCACCGACACGCTCCCCAAGGGGGGGAGTTCGCTGGTCGCGGCGCTCGGCGAGGCGGGGAAGGCTTTCCGCGGCACGCCGCAGGGGGGAAGGCTCCTGGTGCTCATGAGCGATGGCGAAGACCATGCCGGCGGCATCGACCCTGCCCTGGTCGAGCTCCGCCGGCAGGGGGTCGTGACCCTTGCCGCGCTGGTCGGCACACCCGCGGGCGGTCTGATGCCACTGCCCGACGGGACCTTTGTCAAGGGAAGGGATGGGGCGGTTGTGAAGAGCAGGGCGGACCTCGCATCGCTGAAGCTGATCGATCCGTCAGCAGCACCGGTCAACGCGGATGGAAGCGGCCTGAGCGAACGGATGATGCAGCTTCGCGTTACCTTGCGCCATACGGAGCAAAAGCAGCGCAGGCAGAGGCTGGCGGAGCGCTATGCCGTGCCGCTGTCCGCCGCTCTGCTCATCTCCTGCCTGGGTTTGTTCCTTTCGGGCAGAAGGTCAGCGCCATGA
- a CDS encoding endonuclease III: MRDDDIHEVVRILRSDVLAWQSPAVTIVSQREGNPFKVLISCILSLRTQDQTTGPASERLFALADTPEKMMVLAPEAIETAIYPVGFYRNKTRQIIEICRTLLERYGGKVPGDLDELLTLKGVGRKTANLVVTLGFGKPGICVDTHVHRICNRWGYVKTGTPEATESALRQKLPTEYWIEINDLLVTFGQNLCRPISPHCSICHLLAFCDRCGVKTSR; this comes from the coding sequence TTGAGGGATGACGATATCCACGAGGTGGTGAGAATCCTGCGGAGTGATGTGCTCGCTTGGCAGTCACCGGCAGTGACCATCGTTTCCCAGCGGGAAGGCAATCCGTTCAAGGTGCTCATCTCCTGTATCCTTTCTTTGCGCACTCAGGATCAGACAACCGGACCGGCCAGTGAACGGCTCTTTGCCCTGGCCGATACTCCTGAAAAGATGATGGTTCTTGCTCCGGAAGCAATCGAGACTGCTATCTACCCCGTTGGTTTCTATCGCAACAAGACCCGGCAGATCATAGAAATCTGCCGAACCCTGCTGGAGCGATATGGAGGGAAGGTCCCCGGAGATCTTGACGAACTTCTGACCCTGAAGGGAGTGGGGCGCAAAACAGCGAACCTGGTCGTGACATTGGGGTTCGGAAAGCCGGGAATCTGCGTCGATACGCATGTTCACCGCATCTGCAATCGATGGGGATACGTGAAGACAGGGACACCCGAAGCAACCGAAAGTGCCCTGCGACAGAAGCTGCCTACCGAATACTGGATCGAGATCAATGATCTGCTGGTTACCTTCGGCCAGAACCTCTGCCGACCGATCTCTCCGCACTGCAGCATCTGTCATCTGCTGGCCTTCTGCGATCGTTGCGGTGTCAAAACCTCTCGATAG
- a CDS encoding sensor histidine kinase, translating into MENIYQNIYWPAPDSEIIGIQMVARCRRPSCLQNSHNCNSSPQAERRYALEHEELVFRPGRRCRTGRTTDQHRNRESRVQEHSTQNSTIPVGGLISSSERVAPQTVVSAVSDLFFSTPNLEALAVIDGKKPQGLITRTKLFFTLSRRFGNELYARQPIISIADTAPLVVFDDEQLDEVIDKAFARSPENTYDEIIVTRADGTYLGLLSVKQLVIEQSNALSRSVLLEELATARAQELERINQVKTKFLANVTHELRSPVNAIIGLAELLRIASEQGSMEQVRERLTFMISTATNLRGVITNILDLSKMEAGKMEVAHQLVDPGPLLSEIAETTRILVGTKPVNVDVVVPVEPVMISTDPIKLRQIMTNLTSNAAKFTDRGSIEIGLSILDNGMEFRVRDTGIGIREEDLNLIFSAFGQVEDASTKTHEGTGLGLTISRNLAKLLGGTISVSSTYSCGSTFSLSLPLKQIETEGEQSHAA; encoded by the coding sequence ATGGAGAATATATATCAGAATATTTATTGGCCCGCACCAGATTCTGAAATTATCGGGATTCAGATGGTTGCTCGATGCAGAAGGCCGTCCTGCCTGCAGAATTCACACAATTGTAACTCAAGCCCCCAAGCAGAGCGACGATACGCCTTAGAGCACGAGGAGCTGGTCTTTCGGCCCGGCAGAAGGTGCCGCACCGGCAGGACGACAGACCAGCATCGAAATCGGGAGAGCAGAGTGCAGGAACATTCTACCCAGAACAGCACGATCCCGGTCGGGGGCCTCATCAGCTCCAGCGAACGGGTTGCGCCCCAAACTGTCGTGAGTGCGGTTTCCGACCTCTTTTTCAGCACCCCCAACCTGGAAGCACTGGCCGTGATCGACGGGAAGAAGCCTCAGGGGCTCATAACGCGGACAAAGCTGTTCTTCACCCTCTCCCGCAGATTCGGCAATGAACTCTATGCCAGGCAGCCGATCATCTCCATAGCCGACACCGCCCCTCTGGTCGTTTTCGACGACGAACAGCTCGACGAGGTAATCGACAAGGCCTTTGCCAGGTCGCCGGAGAACACCTATGACGAGATCATCGTCACACGCGCAGACGGGACGTACCTTGGCCTCCTGTCAGTCAAACAGCTCGTTATCGAGCAGAGTAACGCCCTCTCCCGGAGCGTCCTCCTGGAAGAGCTGGCAACTGCCCGGGCGCAGGAACTGGAAAGGATCAACCAGGTAAAAACGAAGTTTTTGGCCAATGTCACCCACGAACTCCGCTCGCCGGTCAACGCCATCATCGGCCTGGCCGAACTGCTGCGGATAGCCTCTGAACAGGGATCGATGGAACAAGTGCGAGAACGCCTGACCTTCATGATTTCAACGGCAACGAACCTCAGGGGGGTCATCACCAATATCCTCGACCTCTCCAAGATGGAAGCGGGAAAGATGGAAGTGGCGCACCAGCTGGTCGATCCGGGACCGCTGCTCTCCGAGATCGCCGAGACAACCCGCATTCTCGTTGGGACCAAACCGGTCAACGTGGATGTCGTGGTGCCCGTTGAACCGGTCATGATCTCAACGGACCCGATCAAACTGCGGCAGATCATGACGAACCTGACCAGCAACGCGGCAAAGTTCACCGATCGCGGCTCCATAGAGATTGGTCTCTCCATCCTCGACAACGGCATGGAATTCCGGGTCCGCGACACCGGCATCGGCATCAGGGAAGAGGACCTCAACCTGATATTCAGCGCCTTCGGCCAGGTCGAGGATGCCTCGACCAAAACCCACGAAGGGACCGGTCTCGGCCTGACAATCAGCAGGAACCTCGCAAAACTCCTCGGCGGGACCATTTCCGTCAGCAGCACCTACAGCTGCGGCTCGACATTCAGCCTGTCGCTGCCGCTCAAACAGATCGAAACAGAAGGAGAGCAGAGCCATGCAGCATAA
- a CDS encoding response regulator — MQHKQTVMVIDDDDIHLYTTSELLSSSRIDVVTHQGSFGATSRIKAVKPDLLLLDVNMPALSGANLTDIIKPLCAELQTPIVFYSSNDEETLRELVAAHGAQGYICKGDVTALRNKVNAYLAGVHK, encoded by the coding sequence ATGCAGCATAAACAGACCGTGATGGTAATCGATGACGACGACATCCACCTCTATACGACAAGCGAACTCCTCAGCAGCAGCCGGATCGACGTAGTCACGCATCAGGGCTCCTTTGGGGCCACCTCCAGAATAAAGGCTGTCAAGCCGGACCTGCTGCTGCTCGACGTGAACATGCCGGCGCTCTCCGGGGCAAACCTCACCGACATCATCAAACCGCTCTGTGCGGAATTGCAGACGCCCATCGTCTTCTATTCATCCAATGACGAAGAGACCCTGCGCGAACTCGTGGCTGCCCATGGGGCACAGGGATATATCTGCAAGGGAGACGTCACCGCGCTCCGCAACAAGGTGAACGCCTATCTCGCCGGTGTGCACAAATAG
- a CDS encoding DUF58 domain-containing protein, with translation MTVQLPDPGHACSQGKEVRRLQITASRLATAIFTGEYRSAFRGRGIEFDQVREYQPGDDVRSIDWNVTARQGCPFVKRFVEERELTLIMLIDRSPSMDFGTVRSTKLRTATEAAALLAFAALRSNDRTGLLSLGDGSLRYLGPGKGKRHTLRLVREAMTPEIAPLEGRGLMEAIDHLHRLLKGRAVVCIFSDFIEPLPFRSLASLAARHDVIAVALSDPAEHELPDAGLVMLGDPVTGTSVCLDSSDRATREGYRLLTESRRLARKQEIVRAGAGYLDLGTQVSPLHALIGYFRDRCRGRRP, from the coding sequence CTGACCGTGCAGCTACCAGACCCTGGACATGCCTGCAGCCAGGGCAAAGAGGTGCGCCGGCTGCAGATAACAGCCTCCCGTCTTGCCACGGCCATCTTCACGGGTGAATACCGCAGCGCCTTCCGCGGACGCGGCATCGAATTCGACCAGGTTCGGGAGTACCAGCCGGGTGACGATGTCCGTTCCATCGACTGGAATGTGACGGCACGCCAGGGGTGCCCGTTCGTCAAGCGGTTTGTGGAAGAGCGTGAACTTACACTCATCATGCTCATCGATCGTTCCCCATCCATGGATTTCGGCACTGTCAGATCCACCAAGCTCCGGACAGCGACAGAGGCGGCTGCTCTCCTGGCATTTGCCGCGCTTCGCTCCAACGACAGAACCGGGCTTCTCTCTTTGGGCGACGGCAGCCTTCGTTATCTGGGCCCCGGAAAGGGGAAACGACACACCCTGCGGCTGGTCAGGGAGGCCATGACGCCGGAAATCGCGCCGCTTGAGGGGCGTGGCCTCATGGAAGCGATCGATCACCTTCATCGTCTGCTCAAGGGGAGGGCTGTTGTCTGCATCTTCTCCGACTTCATCGAACCGCTGCCGTTCCGTTCCCTTGCATCCCTGGCGGCCCGTCACGATGTCATAGCGGTCGCGCTGAGCGATCCGGCGGAACATGAACTGCCGGATGCCGGGCTGGTGATGCTCGGCGACCCGGTGACGGGTACGAGCGTCTGTCTGGATTCCAGCGACCGGGCGACCCGCGAAGGGTACCGTCTTCTGACCGAATCGAGGCGGCTTGCACGAAAGCAGGAGATAGTGCGCGCCGGCGCCGGCTATCTCGACCTCGGCACCCAGGTTTCACCCCTGCATGCACTGATCGGATATTTCCGGGACAGATGCCGCGGGAGGAGGCCATGA
- the rlmD gene encoding 23S rRNA (uracil(1939)-C(5))-methyltransferase RlmD: protein MRRTPQTANPSPPHAAIKAGTLLDLVISDLDEEGYGIADHEGKKFLVSGAFPGETARSRVTHSGRRISFATTVKILRHSPARLVKSPCAMHDCDGCPLVAMNYPAQLAWKGAFIAKQMSGYESLATARILPVIASPAQLGYRNTAKLVVAGKHAQPLIGMYRRNTHDVIDMVDCPLHHPLINRIIAAVRTGIKKGKVEIYSPRTGNGLLRYLVIRVSETANQAMVVFVTSGKNYNEIHHLAKHVQSAVPEVVVTAQNSNSSEGNVILGDHDRFLSRERSLTATIGTTRFTLSPRSFFQVNSGGAAILYDTVRDWAGLTGNELVIDLYCGVGGISLYLAGKAGEVIGIEVVEAAVVDAVRNARLNGIRNCRFETGDAAELLAELQNEHERVDVIVLNPPRKGCEQTVLERVTALGPAKLIYVSCSPVSLARDLDILAGLGYRTDTIQPVDMFPQTPHVENVALLIRE from the coding sequence ATGCGACGCACTCCCCAAACAGCAAACCCTTCCCCGCCACATGCAGCCATAAAGGCAGGAACCCTGCTCGACCTGGTGATCTCGGATCTTGACGAGGAAGGCTACGGCATCGCAGATCACGAGGGGAAAAAGTTCCTCGTATCCGGAGCGTTTCCTGGTGAAACGGCACGCAGCCGGGTCACCCATTCCGGTCGACGTATCTCCTTTGCGACAACGGTCAAAATCCTCAGGCATTCGCCGGCACGGCTCGTCAAATCGCCCTGCGCAATGCACGACTGCGACGGATGCCCACTCGTTGCTATGAACTATCCTGCCCAGCTGGCCTGGAAAGGCGCCTTCATAGCCAAGCAGATGAGCGGCTACGAATCCCTTGCCACCGCGCGTATCCTGCCGGTAATCGCCTCGCCCGCCCAGCTCGGCTACCGGAACACGGCCAAACTGGTGGTTGCCGGCAAGCATGCGCAGCCTCTCATCGGCATGTATCGACGCAACACCCATGACGTCATCGACATGGTAGACTGCCCGCTGCACCACCCACTCATCAATCGCATCATTGCTGCGGTCCGAACCGGGATAAAAAAGGGCAAGGTCGAGATCTACAGCCCGCGAACAGGCAACGGTCTGCTCCGTTACCTGGTGATACGGGTCTCGGAAACGGCAAACCAGGCCATGGTGGTGTTCGTTACCAGCGGGAAAAACTACAACGAGATCCACCACCTGGCGAAACATGTCCAGTCAGCGGTCCCCGAGGTCGTTGTTACGGCGCAGAACAGCAACAGTTCGGAGGGAAATGTCATCCTGGGCGACCATGACCGTTTCCTCTCCAGGGAACGGTCTCTGACTGCCACCATAGGAACGACACGCTTTACCCTTTCCCCCCGTTCCTTTTTCCAGGTGAACAGCGGCGGTGCGGCCATCCTCTACGATACGGTCAGGGATTGGGCCGGATTGACCGGTAATGAGCTGGTTATTGACCTGTACTGCGGCGTTGGCGGGATCTCTCTCTACCTTGCAGGCAAGGCAGGTGAAGTGATCGGCATCGAGGTGGTCGAAGCGGCTGTTGTGGATGCAGTGCGGAATGCCCGCCTCAACGGCATACGGAACTGCCGGTTCGAAACGGGTGATGCTGCAGAGTTACTGGCAGAACTGCAAAACGAGCATGAACGGGTCGACGTGATAGTGCTCAATCCGCCCCGCAAGGGGTGCGAACAGACAGTGCTGGAGCGGGTAACGGCGCTCGGGCCGGCGAAACTGATCTATGTCTCCTGCTCCCCCGTCTCCCTGGCGCGCGATCTGGATATCCTCGCTGGTCTTGGCTACCGCACCGACACGATACAGCCGGTGGACATGTTCCCCCAGACACCGCACGTGGAGAACGTTGCCCTCCTTATCAGGGAATAA
- a CDS encoding NAD-binding protein: MLKNIGFLGLGTVGRHMAANLTKGHYDLTVYDSDPSVVAELVKQGASGAATPREAAKGRDMVVLIRPEKERLRPDIYGPDGLFSGIDAGTILVDMGTHSLQSTMEMAEEAANHRVMFLDAPVWGTKEHAANGLLTILTGGDPALVGRCRELFSFFGLNIIHVGGIGDATRMKFIVNLVQAELMQALAEGLVFGEKMGFSADKILEVLDCGGVASPLFHSKGRTMARGDFTRNLALKYVHEQLELVMEKAKKLGLTLPGAEAVCKIYEQADKDGRGEEDFSAIIKVLRK, translated from the coding sequence ATGCTGAAGAATATCGGTTTTCTCGGACTGGGTACGGTTGGCCGTCACATGGCTGCCAATCTTACGAAGGGACACTATGATCTGACGGTCTATGATTCAGACCCATCAGTGGTAGCCGAACTGGTGAAACAGGGTGCTTCCGGGGCCGCCACGCCCAGAGAGGCTGCCAAGGGACGGGATATGGTGGTGCTGATACGTCCTGAAAAGGAACGTCTCCGCCCTGATATCTACGGTCCCGATGGACTCTTTTCCGGCATCGACGCCGGTACGATCCTGGTGGATATGGGGACACATTCCCTGCAGAGCACGATGGAAATGGCCGAAGAGGCTGCGAACCATCGCGTGATGTTCCTCGATGCCCCGGTCTGGGGGACCAAAGAGCATGCCGCAAACGGACTCCTGACCATTCTCACCGGTGGGGACCCGGCGCTGGTTGGACGCTGCCGCGAGCTCTTCTCCTTCTTCGGCCTGAATATCATCCATGTCGGCGGCATCGGCGATGCTACCCGCATGAAGTTCATTGTCAACCTGGTCCAGGCCGAACTGATGCAGGCGCTTGCCGAAGGGCTCGTTTTCGGCGAGAAGATGGGCTTTTCCGCGGACAAGATCCTCGAGGTGCTGGATTGCGGCGGGGTAGCTTCTCCGCTCTTCCACTCCAAGGGGCGGACCATGGCACGCGGAGATTTTACCCGCAACCTGGCCCTCAAATACGTTCACGAGCAGTTGGAACTGGTGATGGAAAAGGCCAAAAAGCTGGGACTCACCCTGCCGGGGGCAGAAGCGGTCTGCAAGATCTACGAGCAGGCGGACAAGGATGGCCGCGGGGAAGAGGATTTTTCGGCAATCATCAAGGTGCTGCGCAAGTAG
- a CDS encoding HNH nuclease family protein, whose protein sequence is MSPVNRSRRPRPMPAKSQEELDELVRQLKSEQRTTGNYRDRSLELHGWICAKCGREFERNNLHLLTVHHRDGNHHNNPSDGSNWENLCVWCHDDEHSRSILAEYLHNGGK, encoded by the coding sequence ATGTCTCCCGTCAACCGGTCGCGAAGACCGCGCCCCATGCCGGCTAAAAGCCAGGAAGAGCTGGACGAACTGGTCAGGCAGCTGAAATCGGAACAGAGGACAACAGGGAACTACCGGGATCGATCTCTCGAACTGCATGGCTGGATCTGCGCAAAGTGCGGGCGGGAGTTTGAACGGAACAACCTGCACCTGCTCACGGTCCATCACCGGGACGGAAACCATCACAACAACCCGTCGGATGGGAGCAATTGGGAGAATCTCTGCGTCTGGTGCCATGATGACGAGCACAGCCGTTCGATCCTTGCCGAGTATCTGCACAATGGCGGGAAGTGA